A section of the Myxocyprinus asiaticus isolate MX2 ecotype Aquarium Trade chromosome 22, UBuf_Myxa_2, whole genome shotgun sequence genome encodes:
- the LOC127412929 gene encoding leukocyte cell-derived chemotaxin-2-like — MRLYIFFLVFLLAVLSGSQVDSQDSCMGNPKNKIRGCDRHGCGHYGARRKGGKHLGLDIECKDGATVKAPFDVTLNGKAIPYNNKSPIDNGINLRGKGLCFKLFYVKPDSYYGIVRKGQRIGTMLPMQRVYPGITSHVHVQMCDKSDPTKYF; from the exons ATGAGACTCTACATCTTTTTTCTTGTGTTTCTTTTGGCTG TGCTTTCCGGCTCACAAGTTGATTCCCAAGATAGCTGCATGGGCAACCCAAAAAACAAAATTAGAGGATGCGATCGGCATGGTTGTGGACACTATGGAGCCAGACg GAAAGGTGGGAAACACCTGGGTCTTGATATAGAGTGTAAAGATGGAGCCACAGTTAAAGCACCATTTGATGTGACACTGAATGGAAAAGCTATTCCATACAACAATAAATCTCCTATCGATAATGGTATTAACTTGAGAGGAAAAG GTCTTTGCTTCAAGCTGTTCTATGTGAAGCCAGACAGTTACTATGGAATTGTAAGGAAAGGGCAGAGGATTGGAACTATGCTCCCAATGCAGAGGGTCTATCCTGGCATCACTTCCCATGTTCACGTTCAAATGTGTGACAAATCAGATCCCACCAAATACTTCTGA
- the LOC127412915 gene encoding LOW QUALITY PROTEIN: Golgi-associated kinase 1B-like (The sequence of the model RefSeq protein was modified relative to this genomic sequence to represent the inferred CDS: deleted 1 base in 1 codon) gives MDTYLTRPENVGGKMIYCSKSFLKVCNCCRRYSAFRKYLIIAIVCFVYLFFTVHVSHASSHQDKSSNLWRSQSKTDQHPTDGVRDREANESFIPTRSNVVYITLKSKRHKPAVIRGTVRPKLRRKKVKVRNQGAQDGTLDEANKVERHKNANISEKFGYSEQLFHKMDRFGGSDYSAIRIYSERAPPWFSNDDIAAMRFLADSKITHIEEVTPRGFSSLILFKSVTNHTNDADGCRKCCGVVKRPLDMSEVFAYHLDRVLGLNRTLPTVSRRFHSLGDGQPCPVVLWDSSISPVVDPDQPSEKLTWSSYQASLKYKCWHQGVIPKPEWSCTSIHHHEWSKLVVFDFLLQIYERLDRKCCGFKPRPEDTCVELGHHGECRDKDSTELTHIVHRRHDPHHLVFFNNKGYFDRDEENLDFKLLEGIKELPDQSVSVLRSQRLREKLLQSLFLDQQYWESQGGRQGIEKLIDVIERRAKVLLTYINAHGIKVVPMNS, from the exons ATGGATACCTATTTGACTCGTCCTGAAAATGTC GGGGGGAAAATGATTTATTGTTCCAAATCGTTTTTGAAAGTTTGTAACTGCTGTAGAAGATATTCCGCATTTAGAAAATATTTGATTATAGCTATTGTGTgctttgtgtatttgtttttcaCGGTTCATGTTAGTCACGCGTCTTCTCACCAAGACAAAAGTTCCAACCTCTGGAGATCTCAGAGTAAAACCGACCAGCACCCAACTGATGGAGTCAGGGATAGGGAGGCAAATGAATCTTTTATCCCAACTAGGTCTAATGTGGTGTATATAACGCTCAAATCTAAGCGGCACAAACCTGCCGTCATCAGAGGCACAGTGCGACCCAAACTCCGGAGAAAGAAAGTTAAAGTCAGAAATCAGGGCGCACAGGATGGCACACTGGACGAAGCGAACAAGGTCGAGAggcacaaaaatgcaaacatcagTGAAAAATTTGGATATTCTGAGCAACTCTTTCATAAAATGGACCGGTTTGGTGGCAGTGATTATTCAGCCATCAGGATATACAGTGAAAGAGCTCCTCCATGGTTCAGCAATGATGACATCGCGGCCATGCGCTTTCTTGCCGACAGTAAAATCACGCATATTGAAGAAGTGACACCTCGGGGGTTTTcttctttaattttatttaaaagtgtgACAAATCACACGAACGATGCTGATGGGTGTCGCAAATGTTGCGGTGTTGTCAAACGACCCTTGGACATGAGTGAGGTGTTTGCCTATCATCTGGACAGGGTCTTGGGACTGAACAGAACTTTGCCAACTGTAAGCAGAAGATTCCACTCTCTTGGAG ATGGTCAGCCTTGTCCAGTAGTtttgtgggattcttctataaGCCCAGTTGTTGATCCAGATCAACCCTCTGAGAAATTGACCTGGAGCTCATACCAAGCCTCTCTTAAGTACAAGTGCTGGCATCAGGGTGTCATCCCTAAACCAGAATGGAGCTGCACCAGCATCCACCACCATGAATGGAGCAAGTTGGTAGTCTTTGATTTCCTTCTGCAG ATTTATGAACGACTGGATAGAAAATGCTGTGGATTCAAGCCCCGCCCAGAGGACACCTGTGTTGAGCTTGGTCACCATGGAGAATGTAGAGACAAGGACAGCACAGAGCTCACCCATATAGTCCACCGCAGACATGACCCACACCACCTGGTTTTCTTTAACAACAAAGGGTACTTTGACCGAGATGAGGAAAATCTGGACTTCAAACTACTAGAGGGGATTAAAGA GCTACCAGACCAGTCAGTATCTGTGTTGAGATCTCAGCGTCTCAGGGAAAAGCTTTTGCAATCGTTGTTCCTAGACCAGCAGTACTGGGAGAGTCAGGGTGGCCGTCAAGGCATTGAAAAACTAATTGATGTTATTGAGAGAAGAGCCAAAGTCTTGCTCACTTACATCAATGCCCATGGGATTAAAGTGGTACCTATGAACTCTTGA